One window from the genome of Elaeis guineensis isolate ETL-2024a chromosome 5, EG11, whole genome shotgun sequence encodes:
- the LOC105044878 gene encoding uncharacterized protein isoform X1, whose protein sequence is MEGEIHANTVLDYAVFQISSNQNRYEALVCSKGKAEKLASGCLDQLALHLPEAKGCQFRSSVQSFQLQLVESLKGSSWFTKSTIARFLHIVSSSEVLKSVKAIENEMSQLEDTRRFHLSLYIKDHPDHSGSETAAGGCLNEVGLTSKINVEAVSSDATKNELLRAINLRLTVLKEELAASFNRAAGTTLSTKQISDVEAFAHHFGAVDLRKSLLKFLALIPKDELAEPAVEQTRCSEDTKNNSEDSTEAICQPGQRINITKPFNDGVSPAKLAQVERQSSSASEESSSDEGQTCAERSRPLIRSASPRRSASPMRRIQIGRSGSRRATALTIKSLNYFPARERNPFNRAADGNNSGDESEQTQKKADNTVRRMSVQDAINLFESKQKDQNLDIQRRRASEVSISTSKSVLRRWSAGMGDSFNHSPQQSATDAGSQNTSTCVAPETEENNSTEVKAEINSPARLGPDENTQDSESLEVVEMASPPMNDSAELVKSQAEEICDRAAASAEWNRQKEAELDQLLKKMMESKPGKYQDNTSSGGFQDATCEQRGGFYSQYKEKRDEKLRAENAGKRAAKEAQFKVMQETLEQSKAVMASKAGGIMGKLDSSSSSQRLRRNSSPPVLAKKEVSKSAGQRKASPKPSPLLASRNSWSSGPSLKANGAQPTKTSPRMTSSSATPNRRKPQSTPLQTQPSPRTEKPIQKSRKRSPTKAKPIMKSQEEKKKTMTKTSKAAKTKSPATTGDDSGAVSAKPSFYNKVTKKNSVVPLESKPFLRKGTGIGPGTGSAIAKTKVSQSDDSAKNSGNLTQIEEKESAPVTEEATTKVLEVDLAQPANDVDANLENSLDNDLNLEKTENSDQISAVVDNGFQNPVELPVPEIQPDEDMGISSAAWVEVEHQKVSASCDNDMSEITVSPGLAPATSSSPRVRHSLSQMLQADSNEPEIIEWGNAENPPALVYQKDAPKGLKRLLKFARKSKGEANVTGWASPSVFSEGEEDSEESKAASKRNLDSLSRKAGATYSKRAADLCGMHDVLSAQSSTSSHISLGYDKLRERQVPVTATSTKASRSFFSLSTFRSSKSSETKPR, encoded by the exons ATGGAGGGAGAGATACATGCAAATACTGTGCTGGATTATGCTGTCTTCCAGATATCATCAAACCAAAACAG ATATGAAGCACTTGTTTGCAGCAAGGGCAAAGCAGAAAAACTAGCTTCTGGGTGTCTGGATCAGCTAGCATTACATTTACCAGAAGCAAAAGGATGTCAGTTTAGGTCATCCGTTCAGAGCTTCCAATTACAACTAGTCGAAAGCCTTAAAGGGTCATCTTGGTTCACCAAGTCCACTATAGCAAG ATTCTTGCATATTGTCAGTTCATCGGAAGTGTTAAAATCTGTCAAGGCAATTGAAAATGAGATGTCCCAATTGGAGGATACTAGAAGATTTCATCTTTCTCTTTATATCAAG GATCATCCAGATCATTCTGGAAGTGAAACAGCAG CAGGTGGCTGCTTGAATGAGGTGGGACTAACATCAAAA ATAAATGTTGAAGCAGTGTCATCAGATGCTACAAA GAATGAGTTGTTGCGGGCAATCAACTTAAGGCTCACAGTACTAAAAGAAGAGCTGGCAGCTTCTTTTAACCGAGCTGCAGGAACGACTTTGTCCACTAAACAGATATCTGATGTAGAGGCATTTGCTCACCATTTTGGAGCAGTTGATTTGAG GAAGTCATTGTTGAAGTTTTTGGCTCTGATCCCAAAGGATGAACTGGCAGAACCTGCAGTTGAACAGACAAGATGTTCAGAAGATACAAAGAACAACTCTGAAGATTCTACTGAAGCGATTTGTCAGCCAGGCCAACGAATCAATATAACAAAACCTTTCAATGATGGTGTCTCCCCGGCAAAACTTGCACAAGTTGAGCGTCAAAGCTCCTCAGCAAGTGAGGAGTCCTCAAGTGATGAAGGCCAGACTTGTGCTGAAAGAAGCCGGCCTCTTATAAGATCTGCATCACCTAGGAGGTCTGCTTCCCCAATGCGACGAATCCAAATTGGAAGATCTGGATCTCGGAGGGCTACTGCGCTTACCATTAAGAGCCTTAATTACTTTCCTGCCAGGGAAAGAAATCCATTCAACAGGGCTGCTGATGGGAACAACAGTGGAGATGAATCTGAGCAGACACAGAAGAAAGCTGACAACACAGTAAGAAGGATGAGTGTTCAAGATGCTATCAATCTCTTTGAGAGCAAACAGAAAGATCAGAATTTGgatatccaaaggaggagagctTCAGAAGTATCTATTAGTACCAGTAAATCTGTGTTAAGAAGATGGAGTGCAGGTATGGGCGATTCCTTCAACCACAGCCCTCAGCAAAGCGCCACAGATGCTGGATCTCAAAACACTTCCACTTGTGTAGCTCCAGAGACAGAGGAAAACAATTCGACTGAAGTGAAGGCTGAGATAAATTCTCCAGCAAGGTTGGGTCCAGATGAGAACACTCAGGATAGTGAATCATTAGAAGTGGTGGAGATGGCATCCCCTCCAATGAATGATTCTGCTGAGCTAGTAAAATCGCAAGCTGAGGAAATCTGTGACCGAGCAGCAGCCTCCGCTGAATGGAATCGACAGAAAGAAGCGGAGCTTGATCAGTTGTTGAAGAAAATGATGGAGAGCAAGCCTGGAAAATACCAGGATAATACTAGTTCTGGTGGATTTCAAGATGCTACCTGTGAGCAGAGAGGGGGCTTCTATAGTCAGTACAAGGAGAAAAGAGATGAAAAACTTCGAGCTGAAAATGCTGGAAAGCGTGCAGCAAAGGAAGCTCAATTTAAAGTGATGCAGGAAACCCTTGAACAGAGCAAAGCAGTAATGGCCTCGAAAGCTGGTGGCATCATGGGGAAACTTGATTCATCAAGTTCTTCGCAGAGACTACGAAGAAATTCGTCTCCACCTGTGTTAGCCAAGAAAGAAGTTTCAAAATCAGCAGGTCAAAGAAAAGCTTCACCAAAACCATCACCCTTGCTGGCTTCACGTAACTCATGGTCGTCTGGACCTTCACTGAAAGCTAATGGAGCACAACCTACTAAAACCTCCCCTCGGATGACTTCAAGTAGTGCCACGCCAAACCGCAGAAAGCCCCAGTCAACACCTCTGCAGACTCAACCAAGCCCCAGGACAGAAAAACCCATACAAAAAAGCAGGAAGAGATCCCCAACTAAGGCCAAGCCAATTATGAAAAgtcaagaagagaagaagaaaacaaTGACAAAAACTAGCAAAGCTGCAAAAACCAAAAGTCCAGCAACTACTGGAGATGACTCTGGTGCTGTATCAGCCAAACCAAGTTTCTACAATAAGGTTACAAAGAAAAATAGCGTGGTACCACTGGAGTCAAAACCCTTCTTGAGAAAAGGAACTGGAATTGGCCCTGGTACTGGCTCTGCAATAGCCAAAACTAAAGTTTCTCAATCAGATGATTCTGCAAAAAATAGTGGAAATCTTACTCAAATTGAAGAAAAGGAGTCTGCTCCTGTGACTGAGGAAGCAACCACTAAGGTACTAGAGGTTGATCTTGCCCAACCAGCAAATGATGTTGATGCAAATTTAGAAAATTCACTTGATAATGATTTGAATCTTGAAAAAACAGAAAACTCAGACCAGATATCAGCTGTGGTGGACAATGGCTTCCAGAACCCAGTAGAACTTCCTGTTCCTGAGATTCAACCAGATGAGGATATGGGCATCTCATCAGCTGCGTGGGTGGAAGTAGAGCATCAGAAAGTTTCTGCTTCATGTGACAATGACATGTCAGAAATCACTGTCTCACCTGGGCTTGCACCAGCAACATCATCAAGCCCCCGGGTCCGTCATTCACTGTCACAAATGCTGCAAGCTGACAGTAATGAACCAGAGATCATTGAATGGGGAAATGCTGAGAACCCTCCTGCCTTGGTCTATCAAAAAGATGCTCCCAAGGGGTTGAAGCGGCTCTTAAAATTTGCTCGAAAGAGTAAAGGAGAAGCAAATGTGACTGGTTGGGCAAGCCCATCAGTCTTCTCCGAAGGAGAGGAGGATTCAGAAGAATCTAAAGCTGCAAGTAAGAGGAACTTGGATTCCCTATCGAGGAAAGCTGGTGCAACTTATAGCAAGAGGGCTGCAGATTTGTGTGGGATGCATGATGTCTTATCAG CTCAATCAAGTACAAGCAGCCACATATCTCTTGGTTATGACAAGTTGCGGGAACGACAGGTTCCAGTGACAGCCACGTCAACCAAGG CTTCGAGGTCATTCTTCTCTCTCTCAACGTTTAGGAGCAGCAAATCCAGTGAGACAAAGCCTCGATAA
- the LOC105044878 gene encoding uncharacterized protein isoform X2, whose translation MEGEIHANTVLDYAVFQISSNQNRYEALVCSKGKAEKLASGCLDQLALHLPEAKGCQFRSSVQSFQLQLVESLKGSSWFTKSTIARFLHIVSSSEVLKSVKAIENEMSQLEDTRRFHLSLYIKDHPDHSGSETAGGCLNEVGLTSKINVEAVSSDATKNELLRAINLRLTVLKEELAASFNRAAGTTLSTKQISDVEAFAHHFGAVDLRKSLLKFLALIPKDELAEPAVEQTRCSEDTKNNSEDSTEAICQPGQRINITKPFNDGVSPAKLAQVERQSSSASEESSSDEGQTCAERSRPLIRSASPRRSASPMRRIQIGRSGSRRATALTIKSLNYFPARERNPFNRAADGNNSGDESEQTQKKADNTVRRMSVQDAINLFESKQKDQNLDIQRRRASEVSISTSKSVLRRWSAGMGDSFNHSPQQSATDAGSQNTSTCVAPETEENNSTEVKAEINSPARLGPDENTQDSESLEVVEMASPPMNDSAELVKSQAEEICDRAAASAEWNRQKEAELDQLLKKMMESKPGKYQDNTSSGGFQDATCEQRGGFYSQYKEKRDEKLRAENAGKRAAKEAQFKVMQETLEQSKAVMASKAGGIMGKLDSSSSSQRLRRNSSPPVLAKKEVSKSAGQRKASPKPSPLLASRNSWSSGPSLKANGAQPTKTSPRMTSSSATPNRRKPQSTPLQTQPSPRTEKPIQKSRKRSPTKAKPIMKSQEEKKKTMTKTSKAAKTKSPATTGDDSGAVSAKPSFYNKVTKKNSVVPLESKPFLRKGTGIGPGTGSAIAKTKVSQSDDSAKNSGNLTQIEEKESAPVTEEATTKVLEVDLAQPANDVDANLENSLDNDLNLEKTENSDQISAVVDNGFQNPVELPVPEIQPDEDMGISSAAWVEVEHQKVSASCDNDMSEITVSPGLAPATSSSPRVRHSLSQMLQADSNEPEIIEWGNAENPPALVYQKDAPKGLKRLLKFARKSKGEANVTGWASPSVFSEGEEDSEESKAASKRNLDSLSRKAGATYSKRAADLCGMHDVLSAQSSTSSHISLGYDKLRERQVPVTATSTKASRSFFSLSTFRSSKSSETKPR comes from the exons ATGGAGGGAGAGATACATGCAAATACTGTGCTGGATTATGCTGTCTTCCAGATATCATCAAACCAAAACAG ATATGAAGCACTTGTTTGCAGCAAGGGCAAAGCAGAAAAACTAGCTTCTGGGTGTCTGGATCAGCTAGCATTACATTTACCAGAAGCAAAAGGATGTCAGTTTAGGTCATCCGTTCAGAGCTTCCAATTACAACTAGTCGAAAGCCTTAAAGGGTCATCTTGGTTCACCAAGTCCACTATAGCAAG ATTCTTGCATATTGTCAGTTCATCGGAAGTGTTAAAATCTGTCAAGGCAATTGAAAATGAGATGTCCCAATTGGAGGATACTAGAAGATTTCATCTTTCTCTTTATATCAAG GATCATCCAGATCATTCTGGAAGTGAAACAGCAG GTGGCTGCTTGAATGAGGTGGGACTAACATCAAAA ATAAATGTTGAAGCAGTGTCATCAGATGCTACAAA GAATGAGTTGTTGCGGGCAATCAACTTAAGGCTCACAGTACTAAAAGAAGAGCTGGCAGCTTCTTTTAACCGAGCTGCAGGAACGACTTTGTCCACTAAACAGATATCTGATGTAGAGGCATTTGCTCACCATTTTGGAGCAGTTGATTTGAG GAAGTCATTGTTGAAGTTTTTGGCTCTGATCCCAAAGGATGAACTGGCAGAACCTGCAGTTGAACAGACAAGATGTTCAGAAGATACAAAGAACAACTCTGAAGATTCTACTGAAGCGATTTGTCAGCCAGGCCAACGAATCAATATAACAAAACCTTTCAATGATGGTGTCTCCCCGGCAAAACTTGCACAAGTTGAGCGTCAAAGCTCCTCAGCAAGTGAGGAGTCCTCAAGTGATGAAGGCCAGACTTGTGCTGAAAGAAGCCGGCCTCTTATAAGATCTGCATCACCTAGGAGGTCTGCTTCCCCAATGCGACGAATCCAAATTGGAAGATCTGGATCTCGGAGGGCTACTGCGCTTACCATTAAGAGCCTTAATTACTTTCCTGCCAGGGAAAGAAATCCATTCAACAGGGCTGCTGATGGGAACAACAGTGGAGATGAATCTGAGCAGACACAGAAGAAAGCTGACAACACAGTAAGAAGGATGAGTGTTCAAGATGCTATCAATCTCTTTGAGAGCAAACAGAAAGATCAGAATTTGgatatccaaaggaggagagctTCAGAAGTATCTATTAGTACCAGTAAATCTGTGTTAAGAAGATGGAGTGCAGGTATGGGCGATTCCTTCAACCACAGCCCTCAGCAAAGCGCCACAGATGCTGGATCTCAAAACACTTCCACTTGTGTAGCTCCAGAGACAGAGGAAAACAATTCGACTGAAGTGAAGGCTGAGATAAATTCTCCAGCAAGGTTGGGTCCAGATGAGAACACTCAGGATAGTGAATCATTAGAAGTGGTGGAGATGGCATCCCCTCCAATGAATGATTCTGCTGAGCTAGTAAAATCGCAAGCTGAGGAAATCTGTGACCGAGCAGCAGCCTCCGCTGAATGGAATCGACAGAAAGAAGCGGAGCTTGATCAGTTGTTGAAGAAAATGATGGAGAGCAAGCCTGGAAAATACCAGGATAATACTAGTTCTGGTGGATTTCAAGATGCTACCTGTGAGCAGAGAGGGGGCTTCTATAGTCAGTACAAGGAGAAAAGAGATGAAAAACTTCGAGCTGAAAATGCTGGAAAGCGTGCAGCAAAGGAAGCTCAATTTAAAGTGATGCAGGAAACCCTTGAACAGAGCAAAGCAGTAATGGCCTCGAAAGCTGGTGGCATCATGGGGAAACTTGATTCATCAAGTTCTTCGCAGAGACTACGAAGAAATTCGTCTCCACCTGTGTTAGCCAAGAAAGAAGTTTCAAAATCAGCAGGTCAAAGAAAAGCTTCACCAAAACCATCACCCTTGCTGGCTTCACGTAACTCATGGTCGTCTGGACCTTCACTGAAAGCTAATGGAGCACAACCTACTAAAACCTCCCCTCGGATGACTTCAAGTAGTGCCACGCCAAACCGCAGAAAGCCCCAGTCAACACCTCTGCAGACTCAACCAAGCCCCAGGACAGAAAAACCCATACAAAAAAGCAGGAAGAGATCCCCAACTAAGGCCAAGCCAATTATGAAAAgtcaagaagagaagaagaaaacaaTGACAAAAACTAGCAAAGCTGCAAAAACCAAAAGTCCAGCAACTACTGGAGATGACTCTGGTGCTGTATCAGCCAAACCAAGTTTCTACAATAAGGTTACAAAGAAAAATAGCGTGGTACCACTGGAGTCAAAACCCTTCTTGAGAAAAGGAACTGGAATTGGCCCTGGTACTGGCTCTGCAATAGCCAAAACTAAAGTTTCTCAATCAGATGATTCTGCAAAAAATAGTGGAAATCTTACTCAAATTGAAGAAAAGGAGTCTGCTCCTGTGACTGAGGAAGCAACCACTAAGGTACTAGAGGTTGATCTTGCCCAACCAGCAAATGATGTTGATGCAAATTTAGAAAATTCACTTGATAATGATTTGAATCTTGAAAAAACAGAAAACTCAGACCAGATATCAGCTGTGGTGGACAATGGCTTCCAGAACCCAGTAGAACTTCCTGTTCCTGAGATTCAACCAGATGAGGATATGGGCATCTCATCAGCTGCGTGGGTGGAAGTAGAGCATCAGAAAGTTTCTGCTTCATGTGACAATGACATGTCAGAAATCACTGTCTCACCTGGGCTTGCACCAGCAACATCATCAAGCCCCCGGGTCCGTCATTCACTGTCACAAATGCTGCAAGCTGACAGTAATGAACCAGAGATCATTGAATGGGGAAATGCTGAGAACCCTCCTGCCTTGGTCTATCAAAAAGATGCTCCCAAGGGGTTGAAGCGGCTCTTAAAATTTGCTCGAAAGAGTAAAGGAGAAGCAAATGTGACTGGTTGGGCAAGCCCATCAGTCTTCTCCGAAGGAGAGGAGGATTCAGAAGAATCTAAAGCTGCAAGTAAGAGGAACTTGGATTCCCTATCGAGGAAAGCTGGTGCAACTTATAGCAAGAGGGCTGCAGATTTGTGTGGGATGCATGATGTCTTATCAG CTCAATCAAGTACAAGCAGCCACATATCTCTTGGTTATGACAAGTTGCGGGAACGACAGGTTCCAGTGACAGCCACGTCAACCAAGG CTTCGAGGTCATTCTTCTCTCTCTCAACGTTTAGGAGCAGCAAATCCAGTGAGACAAAGCCTCGATAA
- the LOC105044879 gene encoding 2,3-bisphosphoglycerate-independent phosphoglycerate mutase isoform X2, whose amino-acid sequence MGTSEFSWKLADHPKLPKGKTVAVVVLDGWGEANPDKYNCIHVAETPTMDSLKKGAPERWRLLKAHGTAVGLPTDDDMGNSEVGHNALGAGRIYAQGAKLVDLALASGKIYEGEGFKYIQECFDQGTLHLIGLLSDGGVHSRLDQLQLLLKGASEHGAKRIRVHILTDGRDVLDGTSVGFVETLENDLSKLWEEGIDAQIASGGGRMYVTMDRYENDWEVVKRGWDAQVLGEAPYKFRSALEAVKKLREDPKANDQYLPPFVIVDESGKAVGPIVDGDAVMTFNFRADRMVMIAKALEYENFDKFDRVQFPKIHYAGMLQYDGELKLPSHYLVSPPEIERTSGEYLVHNGIRTFACSETVKFGHVTFFWNGNRSGYFDPNMEEYVEIPSDTGISFNVQPKMKALEIAEKATDAILSHKFHQVRVNLPNGDMVGHTGDIEATIVGCKAADEAVKVPIAIGGPGLAPGVRFRQDLPTAGLANVAATVMNLHGFEAPSEYESTLVEVVDS is encoded by the exons ATGGGAACCTCGGAATTCTCATGGAAATTGGCGGACCACCCGAAGCTTCCAAAAGGGAAGACGGTGGCCGTCGTGGTTCTGGATGGATGGGGCGAAGCTAACCCCGACAAGTATAACTGCATTCATGTCGCCGAGACGCCGACCATGGATTCGCTCAAGAAG GGTGCTCCagagagatggagattgttaaagGCTCATGGCACAGCAGTGGGACTGCCTACGGATGATGACATGGGTAACAGTGAGGTTGGTCACAATGCACTAGGTGCAGGGAGAATTTATGCCCAGGG TGCTAAGCTAGTTGATCTTGCACTTGCCTCTGGAAAAATATATGAAGGAGAAGGCTTTAAATACATTCAAGAATGTTTTGATCAAGGTACTTTGCATCTCATTGGTTTGTTGAGTGATGGGGGTGTCCACTCACGGCTTGATCAGCTGCAG TTGCTACTTAAAGGAGCTAGTGAGCATGGTGCCAAAAGAATCCGTGTCCATATCCTTACTGATGGTCGTGACGTTTTGGATGGTACCAGTGTAGGCTTTGTAGAAACGCTAGAGAATGACCTTTCAAAGTTATGGGAGGAAGGTATTGATGCACAAATTGCATCTGGTGGGGGTAGGATGTATGTTACCATGGACCGCTATGAG AATGACTGGGAGGTTGTTAAGCGCGGCTGGGATGCTCAGGTTCTGGGTGAAGCACCATACAAGTTTCGAAGTGCTCTTGAAGCAGTGAAAAAGCTGAGGGAAGATCCCAAAGCCAATGACCAGTACTTGCCCCCTTTTGTTATAGTTGATGAGAGTGGCAAGGCGGTTGGACCTATTGtggatggtgatgctgtcatgaCATTCAACTTCCGAGCAGATCGTATGGTTATGATTGCTAAAGCTCTAGAGTATGAGAATTTTGACAAATTTGATCGTGTACAGTTCCCAAAGATTCATTATGCTGGAATGCTTCAGTATGATGGTGAATTAAAGCTTCCAAGCCACTATCTTGTTTCTCCTCCAGAGATTGAGAGGACATCTGGTGAATACTTAGTGCACAATGGCATCCgtacttttgcttgcag TGAGACTGTCAAATTTGGTCATGTCACCTTTTTCTGGAATGGAAACCGGTCAGGATACTTTGATCCAAACATGGAAGAATATGTAGAAATTCCAAGTGATACTGGGATCTCATTCAATGTTCAACCAAAGATGAAGGCCTTAGAAATTGCTGAAAAGGCTACGGATGCTATCCTAAGCCACAAGTTCCACCAG gtCCGTGTCAACCTACCTAATGGAGATATGGTGGGCCATACTGGTGACATTGAAGCCACCATTGTGGGTTGCAAGGCTGCTGATGAAGCTGTGAAG GTTCCCATTGCCATTGGAGGTCCTGGGCTTGCTCCAGGTGTCAGATTCCGACAGGATTTGCCCACTGCTGGTCTTGCCAATGTTGCTGCTACCGTGATGAATCTCCATGGTTTCGAGGCACCCAGTGAGTATGAATCAACCCTCGTTGAAGTCGTTGACAGCTGA
- the LOC105044879 gene encoding 2,3-bisphosphoglycerate-independent phosphoglycerate mutase isoform X1, which produces MGTSEFSWKLADHPKLPKGKTVAVVVLDGWGEANPDKYNCIHVAETPTMDSLKKGAPERWRLLKAHGTAVGLPTDDDMGNSEVGHNALGAGRIYAQGAKLVDLALASGKIYEGEGFKYIQECFDQGTLHLIGLLSDGGVHSRLDQLQLLLKGASEHGAKRIRVHILTDGRDVLDGTSVGFVETLENDLSKLWEEGIDAQIASGGGRMYVTMDRYENDWEVVKRGWDAQVLGEAPYKFRSALEAVKKLREDPKANDQYLPPFVIVDESGKAVGPIVDGDAVMTFNFRADRMVMIAKALEYENFDKFDRVQFPKIHYAGMLQYDGELKLPSHYLVSPPEIERTSGEYLVHNGIRTFACSETVKFGHVTFFWNGNRSGYFDPNMEEYVEIPSDTGISFNVQPKMKALEIAEKATDAILSHKFHQVRVNLPNGDMVGHTGDIEATIVGCKAADEAVKMILDAVEQVGGIYVVTADHGNAEDMVKRNKSGQPQLNKNGNIQILTSHTLQPVPIAIGGPGLAPGVRFRQDLPTAGLANVAATVMNLHGFEAPSEYESTLVEVVDS; this is translated from the exons ATGGGAACCTCGGAATTCTCATGGAAATTGGCGGACCACCCGAAGCTTCCAAAAGGGAAGACGGTGGCCGTCGTGGTTCTGGATGGATGGGGCGAAGCTAACCCCGACAAGTATAACTGCATTCATGTCGCCGAGACGCCGACCATGGATTCGCTCAAGAAG GGTGCTCCagagagatggagattgttaaagGCTCATGGCACAGCAGTGGGACTGCCTACGGATGATGACATGGGTAACAGTGAGGTTGGTCACAATGCACTAGGTGCAGGGAGAATTTATGCCCAGGG TGCTAAGCTAGTTGATCTTGCACTTGCCTCTGGAAAAATATATGAAGGAGAAGGCTTTAAATACATTCAAGAATGTTTTGATCAAGGTACTTTGCATCTCATTGGTTTGTTGAGTGATGGGGGTGTCCACTCACGGCTTGATCAGCTGCAG TTGCTACTTAAAGGAGCTAGTGAGCATGGTGCCAAAAGAATCCGTGTCCATATCCTTACTGATGGTCGTGACGTTTTGGATGGTACCAGTGTAGGCTTTGTAGAAACGCTAGAGAATGACCTTTCAAAGTTATGGGAGGAAGGTATTGATGCACAAATTGCATCTGGTGGGGGTAGGATGTATGTTACCATGGACCGCTATGAG AATGACTGGGAGGTTGTTAAGCGCGGCTGGGATGCTCAGGTTCTGGGTGAAGCACCATACAAGTTTCGAAGTGCTCTTGAAGCAGTGAAAAAGCTGAGGGAAGATCCCAAAGCCAATGACCAGTACTTGCCCCCTTTTGTTATAGTTGATGAGAGTGGCAAGGCGGTTGGACCTATTGtggatggtgatgctgtcatgaCATTCAACTTCCGAGCAGATCGTATGGTTATGATTGCTAAAGCTCTAGAGTATGAGAATTTTGACAAATTTGATCGTGTACAGTTCCCAAAGATTCATTATGCTGGAATGCTTCAGTATGATGGTGAATTAAAGCTTCCAAGCCACTATCTTGTTTCTCCTCCAGAGATTGAGAGGACATCTGGTGAATACTTAGTGCACAATGGCATCCgtacttttgcttgcag TGAGACTGTCAAATTTGGTCATGTCACCTTTTTCTGGAATGGAAACCGGTCAGGATACTTTGATCCAAACATGGAAGAATATGTAGAAATTCCAAGTGATACTGGGATCTCATTCAATGTTCAACCAAAGATGAAGGCCTTAGAAATTGCTGAAAAGGCTACGGATGCTATCCTAAGCCACAAGTTCCACCAG gtCCGTGTCAACCTACCTAATGGAGATATGGTGGGCCATACTGGTGACATTGAAGCCACCATTGTGGGTTGCAAGGCTGCTGATGAAGCTGTGAAG ATGATACTGGATGCTGTTGAGCAAGTGGGTGGCATCTATGTTGTCACTGCTGATCATGGGAATGCAGAAGACATGGTAAAAAGGAACAAATCTGGCCAACCACAACTCAACAAAAATGGAAACATTCAAATCCTTACTTCCCATACACTTCAACCA GTTCCCATTGCCATTGGAGGTCCTGGGCTTGCTCCAGGTGTCAGATTCCGACAGGATTTGCCCACTGCTGGTCTTGCCAATGTTGCTGCTACCGTGATGAATCTCCATGGTTTCGAGGCACCCAGTGAGTATGAATCAACCCTCGTTGAAGTCGTTGACAGCTGA